The following are encoded together in the Gilvimarinus sp. DA14 genome:
- a CDS encoding homoserine O-acetyltransferase produces the protein MTQAFPADSVGLVTPQAFTFSEPLTLACGRTLSDYQLMVETYGELNASKSNAVLICHALSGDHHAAGYHSAKDRKPGWWNGYIGPGKAIDTNKFFVVSLNNLGGCSGSTGPCSINPETNTVWGADFPKLRVRDWVHSQARLADALGISQWAAVVGGSLGGMQAMRWALEYPERLRHCVVIASAMKLSAQNIAFNETARQAIMSDPHFHDGDYLSHNTYPKSGLSVARMIGHITYLSDHVMGEKFGRELRSGSFEQGLDDLVEFQVESYLRYQGDTFSERFDANTYILMTRALDYFDLAREYNDDPAVAFRRASCDFFVASFSTDWRFPVERSREIVDALISAQKNVSYAEVDSPYGHDAFLLPNEHYRESFSRYMAGITTE, from the coding sequence ATGACTCAAGCTTTCCCTGCGGACTCCGTGGGCTTGGTCACCCCCCAAGCCTTCACTTTTAGCGAGCCTTTAACCCTCGCCTGCGGCCGCACTCTCAGCGATTACCAGCTTATGGTAGAAACCTACGGCGAACTCAATGCCAGCAAATCCAATGCGGTGTTGATTTGCCACGCGCTGTCCGGCGATCACCACGCGGCGGGGTACCACAGTGCCAAGGATCGCAAACCCGGCTGGTGGAACGGTTATATCGGCCCGGGTAAAGCCATCGACACCAACAAGTTTTTTGTCGTCTCGCTGAATAACCTGGGCGGCTGCAGTGGCTCCACTGGCCCCTGCAGCATCAACCCCGAGACAAACACCGTCTGGGGCGCCGACTTTCCCAAGCTAAGGGTACGCGACTGGGTGCATTCCCAGGCCCGCCTGGCCGACGCCCTGGGCATCAGCCAGTGGGCCGCGGTGGTGGGTGGAAGCCTGGGCGGCATGCAGGCCATGCGCTGGGCGCTGGAGTACCCGGAGCGTTTGCGCCACTGCGTGGTGATCGCCTCAGCGATGAAATTAAGCGCGCAGAATATCGCGTTTAACGAAACCGCCCGTCAGGCGATTATGAGCGATCCGCATTTTCACGACGGCGACTACCTGAGCCACAACACCTACCCTAAAAGTGGGTTGTCAGTGGCGCGGATGATCGGCCACATCACCTATTTGTCCGATCATGTGATGGGAGAAAAATTCGGCCGCGAATTGCGCAGCGGCAGCTTTGAGCAAGGCCTGGATGATTTAGTAGAGTTTCAGGTAGAGAGCTATTTGCGCTACCAGGGCGATACCTTTTCCGAGCGCTTTGACGCCAACACCTATATTTTAATGACTCGCGCGCTGGATTATTTTGACTTGGCCCGCGAATACAATGACGATCCAGCCGTGGCCTTTCGCCGCGCCAGCTGCGACTTTTTTGTCGCCTCGTTTTCTACCGACTGGCGTTTTCCGGTTGAGCGCTCGCGGGAGATTGTCGATGCCTTAATTTCCGCACAGAAAAATGTCAGCTACGCCGAGGTCGACTCGCCCTATGGTCACGATGCCTTCTTGCTGCCCAACGAGCACTACCGCGAATCTTTCAGCCGCTACATGGCCGGCATTACCACGGAGTAA
- a CDS encoding YggT family protein, protein MNTLQEMLIYLIRTIGSLYMLIILLRFLLQLVRADFYNPISQGISKATNPLLLPLRRVIPGFYGIDVASLVLALLLQWVAGQLIYLVAGGGLLNPLLILPMGVVGILKMLVQIYFVGMIVYIIASWVAPFSNNPALVLLRQLIEPVMAPIRKVIPPLGPIDLSPIFLFLILNLCNQFLIPAIAQALGFRGILLLGF, encoded by the coding sequence ATGAATACCCTGCAAGAAATGCTTATTTATCTGATCCGCACCATCGGCTCGTTGTACATGCTGATTATTCTGCTGCGCTTTTTACTTCAGCTAGTGCGCGCCGACTTCTATAACCCTATCTCTCAGGGCATCAGCAAAGCGACCAACCCGTTGCTGCTGCCACTGCGGCGGGTTATTCCCGGCTTTTACGGTATTGATGTGGCCTCGCTGGTGCTGGCGTTACTGCTGCAATGGGTGGCCGGCCAGCTTATTTACCTGGTCGCCGGCGGCGGGCTGCTCAACCCGCTACTGATACTGCCCATGGGCGTGGTGGGTATTTTAAAGATGCTGGTGCAAATTTATTTTGTCGGCATGATTGTCTATATCATCGCCAGCTGGGTGGCACCGTTTAGCAACAACCCCGCCCTGGTGCTGCTGCGCCAATTGATTGAGCCGGTAATGGCGCCCATTCGCAAAGTGATTCCGCCGCTGGGGCCCATCGACCTGTCGCCGATATTCTTGTTTTTGATTCTCAACCTGTGCAATCAGTTTTTGATTCCCGCCATCGCACAGGCTCTGGGCTTTCGGGGAATTCTTCTGTTAGGGTTTTAA
- the metW gene encoding methionine biosynthesis protein MetW has product MRFDFNQLLTWIAPESRVLDLACGDGSLLALLSEKKQVQGYGLEIDPQQIQTCITRGVNVINQNLEHGLGNFEDNSFDTVLMTQALQTMRYPHIVLDEMLRVGKECIITFPNFGHWKARYHLAIKGRMPVSDLLPYEWYDTPNIHFCTFTDFEVLCREKHINVLHRQVVNQQSAQWLGNLSPNLFGETAIYHLSK; this is encoded by the coding sequence ATGCGCTTCGATTTTAACCAGCTACTCACCTGGATTGCCCCCGAAAGTCGCGTACTGGATTTAGCCTGTGGCGACGGCAGCTTACTGGCGCTGCTGAGCGAAAAAAAGCAGGTGCAGGGCTACGGCCTGGAAATTGACCCACAGCAAATTCAAACCTGCATCACTCGCGGCGTGAATGTGATTAACCAAAACCTGGAGCACGGCCTGGGTAACTTCGAAGACAACAGCTTCGATACCGTACTCATGACACAGGCCCTACAGACTATGCGCTATCCGCACATAGTGCTGGATGAAATGCTGCGCGTGGGTAAAGAATGCATTATTACCTTTCCCAACTTCGGCCACTGGAAGGCGCGCTATCATCTGGCCATTAAAGGCCGCATGCCGGTATCCGACCTGCTACCCTACGAGTGGTACGACACCCCCAACATTCACTTTTGTACCTTCACAGACTTTGAAGTCTTGTGTCGCGAAAAGCATATCAATGTGCTGCATCGCCAGGTAGTGAATCAACAATCAGCCCAGTGGTTGGGGAATTTATCACCCAACTTATTTGGCGAGACGGCGATTTACCATCTGAGTAAATAG
- the pelA gene encoding pectate lyase: MYRPIAFTLLLCSALPVAAATDQALQQYRELSQTLAQKDQQVFSQELRDSGREQPLEAPPTKRFGFDPNPEDAYFHTDDAKRIADIILSYQTPSGGWSKRTDMSLEPRQPGQMLGVEKHYIPTFDNGATTTQIWFLARTYNTSKTPRYAQGVERAIKLIMQAQYPNGGWPQNFPLTGGYHDYITYNDEAMGKLLRVIEAAANRREPLQFISPELAKQAQDSFAQGIQAVLDTQVVVDGKRTIWGAQHEADTLAPINARKFEPVALATAESAELVEFLMTLDAPSDALKQAISAAHDWFAANQLHGLAWEKDKDGHNVLVKKPGAGPIWGRFCEIGSNKPVVGDRDGSVHYDVMEISQERRDGYAWYTDKPAEILKDYPEWSAKHL, from the coding sequence ATGTATCGCCCCATCGCTTTTACCCTGCTGCTGTGCAGTGCGCTGCCTGTGGCGGCCGCAACGGACCAAGCGCTACAACAGTATCGCGAGCTGTCGCAAACCTTGGCGCAAAAGGATCAACAGGTCTTTAGCCAGGAGCTGCGAGACAGCGGACGCGAGCAGCCGCTTGAGGCGCCGCCCACGAAACGTTTTGGCTTTGACCCAAATCCGGAAGACGCCTACTTTCACACCGACGACGCAAAGCGCATTGCCGACATTATTTTAAGTTACCAAACGCCCTCGGGCGGCTGGTCCAAACGCACCGACATGAGCCTTGAACCCCGCCAGCCGGGACAGATGCTTGGGGTCGAGAAGCACTACATACCCACCTTTGACAACGGCGCTACCACCACGCAAATCTGGTTTTTAGCCCGTACCTATAACACCAGCAAAACCCCACGCTACGCGCAGGGCGTCGAGCGTGCCATCAAGCTGATTATGCAGGCGCAGTACCCCAATGGAGGATGGCCGCAGAACTTTCCCCTGACCGGCGGCTATCACGACTACATTACCTATAACGACGAGGCCATGGGCAAGCTGCTGCGGGTGATAGAAGCCGCTGCTAATCGCCGCGAGCCCTTGCAGTTTATTTCGCCAGAGCTGGCGAAACAGGCGCAAGACAGTTTTGCCCAGGGCATACAGGCCGTGCTTGATACCCAAGTGGTGGTGGACGGTAAACGCACCATCTGGGGCGCCCAGCACGAGGCGGACACTCTGGCCCCCATCAACGCCCGTAAGTTTGAACCCGTTGCCCTGGCAACCGCCGAAAGCGCCGAGCTGGTTGAATTTTTAATGACGCTCGACGCCCCCAGCGACGCACTTAAACAGGCCATTAGCGCCGCGCACGACTGGTTCGCGGCGAATCAGCTGCACGGTTTGGCGTGGGAAAAGGATAAAGACGGTCACAATGTTCTGGTCAAAAAGCCAGGGGCGGGGCCTATTTGGGGTCGCTTTTGCGAAATTGGCAGCAACAAGCCGGTGGTGGGTGATCGGGACGGCTCCGTGCACTACGATGTTATGGAAATTTCCCAGGAACGCCGCGACGGCTACGCCTGGTATACCGATAAACCCGCAGAAATTCTTAAAGACTACCCCGAGTGGAGCGCTAAACACCTGTAA
- a CDS encoding FMN-dependent NADH-azoreductase: MTKLLIINSSGRINRSITRQLTAEFRRQWQAAAPATEVIERDLIAEPPAFVNEPWVAAAFADPEQHTPQMQQAIAPSDQLVDELMSADHVVIGAPLYNFGMPAVLKAYFDQVVRVGRTFAFDASQPNPYTPLLPQTPVTVITSAGDGALLPGGELYSLNTLEPAIKTIAGFIGLAEPEFIRVGYEEYQDNRHLDSKARAFEDLTQRIEGLTEATVYAEGAKGRAPVAMA, translated from the coding sequence ATGACCAAGCTACTTATTATTAACAGCAGCGGGCGTATTAATCGCTCGATTACCCGCCAGCTAACCGCCGAATTTCGCCGCCAATGGCAGGCGGCTGCTCCCGCCACTGAGGTTATAGAGCGCGACCTGATTGCCGAGCCGCCCGCTTTCGTTAATGAGCCGTGGGTTGCGGCGGCGTTTGCCGACCCCGAACAACATACTCCACAAATGCAGCAGGCTATCGCCCCCAGCGATCAGTTGGTGGATGAGCTGATGTCGGCCGACCATGTGGTTATAGGCGCACCCTTATATAACTTTGGCATGCCTGCAGTGTTAAAAGCCTATTTCGATCAAGTTGTGCGGGTCGGTCGCACCTTTGCCTTTGACGCATCTCAGCCTAACCCTTACACACCGCTGCTGCCGCAAACGCCCGTCACGGTGATCACCAGCGCTGGCGATGGCGCCCTGTTGCCAGGCGGAGAACTCTACTCACTTAACACTTTGGAGCCCGCCATCAAAACCATTGCGGGGTTCATTGGATTGGCCGAGCCTGAGTTTATTCGCGTGGGCTACGAGGAGTATCAAGATAACCGGCACTTAGATTCTAAGGCTCGGGCGTTTGAGGATCTGACGCAGCGTATAGAAGGATTAACGGAAGCTACTGTCTATGCTGAAGGCGCAAAGGGGCGTGCACCCGTCGCTATGGCTTGA
- the rdgB gene encoding RdgB/HAM1 family non-canonical purine NTP pyrophosphatase — translation MIQQVVLASSNPGKLKEFQQLLAGVGFEVLPQSHFQVTDAEETGLSFVENAILKARNACLATGLPALADDSGIEVDYLNGQPGIYSARYSGTQATNESNNAKLLEALKGVPSENRGARYQCVLVFMRHSEDPTPLICQGSWEGSILEAPAGDGGFGYDPLFFVPEHNCAAAELSKDEKGRISHRAKALKALLAQLQ, via the coding sequence ATGATTCAGCAAGTGGTATTGGCAAGCTCTAACCCGGGTAAGTTAAAAGAGTTTCAGCAACTGCTGGCCGGGGTGGGCTTTGAGGTATTACCCCAATCGCATTTCCAGGTAACGGACGCCGAAGAAACCGGCCTGAGCTTTGTGGAAAACGCCATACTCAAAGCGCGCAACGCCTGCCTGGCTACCGGCCTGCCCGCCCTAGCGGATGACTCGGGGATTGAAGTTGACTATCTAAACGGCCAACCCGGCATTTATTCGGCGCGCTACTCTGGTACCCAGGCCACCAATGAAAGTAACAATGCCAAACTTCTTGAGGCCCTAAAAGGCGTGCCCAGCGAAAATCGTGGGGCGCGCTATCAATGCGTGCTGGTGTTTATGCGCCACAGCGAAGACCCAACGCCCCTTATTTGTCAGGGCAGCTGGGAGGGCAGTATTCTCGAAGCCCCCGCGGGTGACGGCGGCTTTGGCTATGACCCACTGTTCTTTGTTCCCGAACACAATTGCGCCGCCGCCGAGCTTAGTAAAGATGAGAAAGGCCGTATCAGTCACCGAGCCAAAGCCCTAAAAGCTCTACTGGCACAACTACAGTAA
- a CDS encoding dynamin family protein, protein MDIKALHRQMAQYNTWKRGLDQRLGSFSQWSEAHQLVTADAMRYLQRTRALIDGDHFTIACVGEFSRGKTELINALLFSEHTGRLLPSQPGRTTMCPTEIFWDPAQPRNCVRLLPIETRRSAASMQSFKRIPQNWFTIEFDPEQHDSIAHAIGQVSANKKVSRAEAERLGFDLTTLTIDKATGLVEIPTWRHALINLDHPLLREGLRIVDTPGLNALGNEPELTLKTLPEAQAILFLLAADSGVSASDMTIWRDHIQNLRDSNGTEVLALLNKIDSLWDELTPPEQVAANIERVRVETAHLLEMPSEHVLPISAKQALVGKTRNRSSALLRSNFPQLEQRLGECILRSQQNIMHHRLVRNSQDMIGNTYQSLCRQVIANETELASLREAHDESAEAEITRQRERIRAAHHRYHKQSLSLRTSQRLLNHQKVSLQAPIADDKLQRMIDEAYQNMADSWTTVGLSRAIGSFFEDVDICINQLLREVERANKVLTSIYERPEHGLEASIARKHQLNITAERRKLRSLESSAERLRHSFNSVMAPKKTLINRFVATLVKEVKELFFGLQMSIYHWLEDALTPLVHHNQHQKQLLEHQMMRLGEMRSKTLGHSEQLSALEKSLAQLVQARDELEPLLHADNNRTAPPLATNTAPTAKVVPLHSARQQVQM, encoded by the coding sequence ATGGATATAAAAGCACTGCATCGCCAAATGGCGCAATACAATACCTGGAAGCGCGGCTTAGACCAGCGCCTGGGATCCTTTAGTCAGTGGAGCGAAGCTCACCAATTGGTCACCGCCGACGCCATGCGCTATTTGCAGCGCACGCGCGCATTGATTGATGGCGACCACTTCACCATCGCCTGCGTGGGCGAGTTCTCGCGCGGCAAAACCGAGCTGATTAACGCCCTGCTGTTTAGCGAACACACCGGCCGCCTACTGCCCTCGCAGCCGGGGCGCACCACCATGTGCCCCACGGAAATATTCTGGGACCCAGCTCAACCGCGTAACTGCGTGCGCCTGCTGCCCATCGAAACCCGCCGCAGCGCCGCCAGCATGCAGAGCTTTAAGCGCATTCCGCAAAACTGGTTCACCATTGAGTTCGACCCCGAGCAGCACGACTCCATCGCCCACGCCATTGGCCAGGTATCAGCCAACAAAAAAGTCAGCCGCGCCGAGGCCGAGCGCCTGGGCTTTGACCTGACAACCTTAACCATCGATAAAGCCACCGGCCTGGTAGAAATACCCACCTGGCGCCACGCGTTAATCAATCTTGACCACCCGCTGCTGCGCGAGGGGTTGCGAATTGTCGACACCCCCGGGCTGAATGCTCTGGGCAATGAGCCCGAGCTAACCTTAAAAACCCTGCCCGAAGCCCAGGCCATTCTGTTTTTACTGGCCGCCGACAGTGGCGTTAGCGCCAGTGACATGACCATCTGGCGCGATCATATACAAAACCTGCGCGACAGCAATGGCACCGAAGTACTGGCGCTGTTGAACAAAATCGACTCGCTGTGGGATGAACTAACCCCGCCGGAACAGGTAGCCGCTAATATCGAACGGGTGCGGGTGGAGACCGCCCACCTGTTGGAAATGCCCAGCGAACATGTGTTGCCTATATCGGCCAAGCAGGCACTGGTGGGCAAAACCCGTAACCGCAGCAGTGCTTTGCTGCGCAGCAATTTTCCGCAGTTAGAGCAGCGCCTGGGTGAGTGTATTCTGCGCTCGCAGCAAAATATTATGCACCACCGCCTGGTGCGCAACAGCCAGGATATGATCGGTAATACCTACCAGAGCCTGTGCCGCCAGGTGATTGCAAACGAAACCGAACTGGCCAGCCTGCGCGAGGCCCACGACGAATCCGCGGAGGCGGAAATTACCCGCCAGCGCGAACGCATCCGCGCAGCGCACCACCGCTATCACAAGCAGTCACTGTCGCTGCGCACCAGCCAAAGGCTGCTGAACCACCAAAAAGTGTCGCTGCAAGCGCCCATCGCCGACGACAAACTGCAACGCATGATCGACGAGGCCTATCAGAATATGGCCGACAGCTGGACCACCGTGGGTCTGTCGCGAGCCATTGGCAGCTTTTTTGAGGATGTGGATATCTGCATTAACCAGCTGCTGCGCGAAGTGGAGCGCGCCAACAAGGTACTAACCAGCATTTACGAGCGCCCCGAGCACGGCCTGGAAGCTTCCATCGCGCGCAAACATCAACTTAACATCACCGCCGAAAGGCGCAAACTGCGCAGCCTGGAATCCAGCGCCGAGCGCCTGCGCCACTCGTTTAACAGCGTGATGGCTCCCAAAAAGACACTGATTAATCGCTTTGTCGCCACCTTGGTTAAAGAAGTCAAAGAGCTTTTCTTTGGCCTGCAGATGTCTATCTACCACTGGCTGGAAGACGCCCTGACTCCACTGGTGCACCACAACCAGCACCAAAAGCAGTTGTTGGAACACCAAATGATGCGCTTGGGCGAAATGCGCAGCAAAACCCTGGGCCACAGTGAGCAGCTCAGTGCGCTGGAAAAAAGCCTCGCGCAACTGGTTCAGGCCCGCGACGAGCTAGAGCCTCTGCTGCATGCAGACAACAACCGCACAGCACCGCCACTGGCTACCAACACCGCCCCCACAGCCAAAGTAGTGCCGCTGCACAGCGCGCGGCAACAGGTGCAGATGTAG
- a CDS encoding nuclear transport factor 2 family protein, which yields MFRFVKLLALVALAPVSNADCLAPKALTELDYQYEQALRTGDREFLQQLLLPDFVWVHNHAVAHESKADLLARLGPDYQTLKSREPSDVKVIRTATTAVIHGLSTVDKFTDGPRHANSYRFMRTYVKHGDECRLLAGQTMKVWSTETDN from the coding sequence ATGTTTCGATTCGTTAAGTTGCTGGCACTGGTCGCCCTTGCCCCTGTGAGTAACGCCGACTGTCTTGCGCCCAAGGCGTTAACCGAACTGGATTATCAATACGAGCAGGCGCTGCGCACGGGAGACCGTGAGTTTTTACAGCAGTTGCTGTTGCCAGATTTTGTATGGGTGCATAACCATGCCGTGGCCCATGAAAGCAAAGCCGATTTGCTCGCCCGCCTGGGGCCGGATTATCAGACTCTCAAGTCCCGCGAGCCCAGCGATGTCAAAGTGATTCGCACGGCGACGACAGCGGTGATTCACGGTTTATCGACGGTGGATAAATTCACCGACGGCCCACGCCACGCTAACAGTTATCGCTTTATGCGGACTTACGTAAAACACGGTGACGAGTGCCGGTTACTGGCGGGGCAGACTATGAAGGTGTGGAGTACAGAAACCGACAATTAG
- a CDS encoding helix-turn-helix domain-containing protein, with protein sequence MTGAPRSDTTDDPLDTHRKHIGALEKECPVRAAINVLRGRWKPSILCEISRGPQRYSDLRRTLPQVSAQTMTVQLRELEADGLVIRDVYAEVPVRVEYRLTPLAESLSEVMEQLEAWGERYLAERSEGQSQKPE encoded by the coding sequence ATGACAGGCGCTCCTAGATCAGACACTACTGACGATCCCCTTGATACTCATCGCAAGCATATTGGTGCGCTGGAAAAAGAGTGTCCGGTACGCGCCGCCATTAATGTGTTGCGCGGTCGCTGGAAGCCATCCATTCTCTGCGAAATCTCCCGCGGGCCGCAGCGTTACTCGGATTTACGTCGCACCCTGCCGCAGGTGTCAGCGCAAACCATGACCGTGCAACTGCGCGAACTGGAAGCCGATGGGCTGGTGATACGCGACGTCTATGCCGAAGTGCCGGTGCGGGTTGAGTATCGCCTGACACCCCTAGCCGAATCTCTGTCGGAAGTAATGGAACAGCTGGAGGCCTGGGGCGAACGCTACCTGGCCGAGCGCTCTGAGGGGCAGTCACAAAAACCTGAGTAA
- a CDS encoding DUF4426 domain-containing protein, which yields MNLRHFPRLACVILLLSSSLAWAQKEIPSARELDESERSKTFGSYTVHFSVFNSAFVPPAVAEIYQINRARNQVLVNISVTQSKDGKTSLGLPAKVSGTAKNLIQQMQTLDFQTISEGEATYYIAPLKHTNEEVYNFAIQVIPEQSGTPLEVRFSRKLYVQEAE from the coding sequence ATGAATCTGCGCCACTTTCCCCGCTTGGCTTGTGTCATTTTATTGCTGAGCAGCAGCTTAGCTTGGGCACAAAAAGAAATCCCCAGTGCGCGCGAGCTGGACGAATCCGAACGCAGCAAAACCTTTGGCAGCTACACCGTACATTTCAGCGTTTTTAACAGCGCTTTTGTACCACCGGCGGTAGCGGAGATTTACCAAATTAACCGCGCCCGCAATCAGGTTTTGGTAAATATTAGTGTCACCCAAAGCAAAGACGGCAAAACCAGTTTGGGCCTGCCGGCCAAAGTTTCGGGCACCGCAAAAAATTTAATTCAACAAATGCAGACGCTGGATTTTCAAACCATTAGCGAGGGGGAGGCCACCTACTATATCGCCCCGCTCAAACACACCAATGAAGAAGTGTATAACTTTGCTATCCAGGTCATACCCGAGCAAAGTGGCACACCGCTCGAGGTAAGATTTTCGCGCAAACTCTATGTCCAAGAGGCCGAGTAA
- a CDS encoding TonB-dependent receptor domain-containing protein, whose translation MAIHQYRFSGLIGLSTSTLLALSAQAEPSKEPKVTEEIVVTASGFEQKITDAPASISVIDQGEILTRPHVNLLDMLKYQEGIDIGTTRDKTGQGSVSMRGLTGEYTLYLIDGKRQNNHGDIYPNNFGGNAFGHMPPAEAIERIEVIRGPASTLYGADAMGGVINIITKKVTDRWHGTLNLAGTIQENDDFGNDGQVDFSASGPLIANTLALGVRGSYYESEASSPQFEPAVDPNGTVHVRSLGFGSGGRTVDSEKQEYGVSLTYTPNQNNTLRFDYDFSEQVYDNTPFTNPDNGELSYPLGTKDNIEALWQARGGQVNPRAGYAADQEFNREWWSLSHDATWGFGTSYLSLSYVDTQNDGRTLPLTVAERLQLQEMYDGVGEYAGMSEDERRDLAEDTFLPRPDRPLDSSQYTLDARVDIPLEAMGSHMLVIGGQVIDGELEDGVFGMESGNPGAVQEQKMYSLFVEDSWTPITPFTVTAGVRYDEHDVFGSQVSPRLYGVYTISDSWTVKGGVATGYKTPQTTDLYDGITGFGGQGTSPFAGNPELEPETSVNSEIALYWTSMNGHNFNATYFNTQFEDKIARGDTIYSCETTGGQRPCVNLGAYDALGYDTYSQKINIDKVDIQGVEIAGRYLISDNWSVNANYTWTDSEQKSGPQEGQPLTNTAEHMANASLDWAILPSVTMTLQAELRSDRYRSWDNVLDKPVYYKNYDLYHLGLNWQITDNITLYGRVNNLLDEDFTSYTTDFVDLDGDGVYTLATGRGAVSEVIFTDDYNIKDAGRNYWLSLQMSF comes from the coding sequence TTGGCTATTCATCAATACCGGTTCAGCGGTTTAATCGGACTGAGCACATCGACTTTACTGGCACTATCGGCACAGGCAGAACCAAGCAAAGAGCCGAAAGTCACCGAAGAAATCGTAGTGACAGCCTCGGGTTTCGAGCAAAAAATCACCGACGCACCGGCCAGTATTTCGGTGATTGATCAAGGGGAAATTCTCACCCGGCCCCACGTCAATCTGCTTGATATGTTGAAGTACCAGGAAGGTATTGATATCGGCACCACCCGCGATAAAACCGGCCAAGGCAGTGTGAGCATGCGCGGCTTGACCGGCGAGTACACCCTGTATTTGATTGATGGCAAACGCCAGAATAACCACGGCGACATTTACCCCAACAACTTCGGCGGCAATGCTTTTGGCCATATGCCGCCGGCCGAGGCCATCGAGCGTATCGAAGTGATTCGCGGCCCAGCCTCTACCCTGTACGGCGCCGATGCCATGGGCGGGGTTATTAATATCATCACCAAAAAAGTGACCGACCGCTGGCACGGCACCTTAAACCTGGCCGGCACCATTCAAGAGAATGACGATTTTGGCAACGACGGCCAGGTGGACTTCTCCGCCTCCGGCCCTTTAATTGCCAACACGCTGGCGCTGGGTGTACGCGGTAGCTACTATGAATCCGAAGCCTCTTCCCCCCAGTTTGAACCCGCGGTTGACCCCAATGGCACCGTGCATGTGCGCAGCCTGGGTTTTGGCAGCGGCGGGCGCACCGTAGACAGCGAAAAGCAGGAATACGGCGTCAGCTTGACCTATACCCCCAATCAAAATAACACCCTGCGTTTTGACTACGACTTTTCCGAGCAGGTTTACGACAACACGCCCTTTACCAACCCGGACAATGGCGAGCTGTCCTACCCACTAGGCACCAAAGACAACATTGAAGCGCTGTGGCAGGCGCGCGGCGGCCAGGTTAACCCCCGCGCAGGCTATGCTGCGGATCAGGAATTTAATCGCGAATGGTGGTCCCTGAGCCACGACGCCACCTGGGGCTTCGGCACCAGCTATCTCTCTTTGTCTTACGTGGACACTCAGAACGACGGCCGCACCCTGCCACTGACTGTCGCCGAACGTTTGCAGTTACAAGAGATGTACGACGGCGTGGGTGAATACGCCGGAATGAGCGAAGACGAACGCCGCGATCTGGCCGAAGATACCTTCCTACCACGCCCCGATCGCCCACTGGACAGCAGCCAGTACACCCTGGACGCCCGCGTGGATATTCCGCTTGAGGCCATGGGCAGTCACATGCTGGTGATTGGCGGCCAGGTAATTGACGGTGAGCTGGAAGACGGCGTGTTCGGCATGGAAAGCGGCAACCCGGGTGCGGTACAAGAGCAAAAAATGTACTCGCTGTTTGTCGAAGACAGCTGGACCCCGATAACCCCCTTCACCGTTACCGCCGGGGTACGCTACGACGAACACGATGTGTTTGGCAGCCAGGTGTCGCCGCGACTTTACGGTGTGTACACCATCAGTGACAGCTGGACCGTAAAAGGTGGTGTGGCTACCGGGTATAAAACCCCACAAACCACCGATCTGTATGACGGTATCACCGGCTTTGGCGGTCAGGGTACTTCGCCGTTCGCGGGCAACCCCGAGCTGGAACCAGAAACCAGTGTTAACAGCGAAATCGCACTCTACTGGACCAGCATGAACGGCCATAACTTCAATGCAACCTACTTCAACACTCAGTTTGAAGACAAGATTGCACGCGGCGACACCATCTACAGCTGTGAAACCACCGGAGGTCAACGCCCCTGTGTAAACCTGGGTGCCTATGACGCCCTGGGCTATGACACCTACAGCCAAAAAATTAATATCGACAAAGTCGACATTCAGGGTGTAGAAATTGCCGGCCGCTACCTGATCAGCGATAACTGGTCGGTTAACGCCAACTACACCTGGACCGACAGCGAGCAGAAAAGCGGCCCCCAGGAAGGTCAACCGCTGACCAACACGGCCGAGCATATGGCCAATGCCTCACTGGATTGGGCCATTTTGCCCAGCGTTACCATGACCTTGCAGGCAGAGCTGCGCTCGGATCGCTATCGCAGCTGGGATAACGTGCTGGACAAGCCGGTGTACTACAAAAACTACGACTTGTACCACTTGGGCCTGAACTGGCAAATTACCGACAACATCACCCTGTACGGCCGCGTTAACAATCTGCTGGATGAAGACTTTACCTCTTACACCACAGACTTTGTCGACCTGGACGGCGACGGTGTTTACACCCTGGCCACCGGCCGCGGCGCGGTGAGCGAAGTGATTTTTACCGACGATTACAACATCAAAGACGCCGGTCGCAATTACTGGCTGAGTTTACAGATGAGTTTTTAA